The sequence TAGTACGTTTCCCAATCGCTGCGTTCTCCCGCCGTCGGGTAGACAAAATTCTCGATCTTCATCTTGGCATAGCGCTGGGAGACCTGTTCGGAGTTGTAGTACGGGTGCGCGTGCAGCAGCCGCCAGATCAGGTGCCGGCTCATCCCCGAGATGAGCATCGTGACATGCGTATGCATCAGCGTCGTATGGTGCCCGCCTTTGAAAATCCCCTGGAGCAGATCATCCTTGCGGGACCAGGAAGCGCTGGCCTCCGGGGTGACGATGCCGTTGGGAAAGTAACAGGTCCGCGCGGCGGACACCGCAACGTTGGAGGGGGTATCGACTTCGAGGAATTCAACCTGCATCCTGTGGCTCCGCTTCATGACAAATTGGGGTATTGTACCATCGGTACTTGAAAGCAACGGCGGCGGCAGGAAGCGTCCGGCCGTTTTCAGTTTTGCGCCCTACCGGCCGCGCTCCCCGAAAAAACTGACGGCGATGTAGATAATGCCGAAAATCACCGGCGCGGCAATCAGCCACGTGACGGGATCCTCGTACAGCACCGCATAGTCTTTGATCCACTCCATCATCTGGTCTCCTTTTTCGCGAGTCTGACCCGCTGCGCATGGGTAATGGCCACCGCGATGGCATCCGTAATATCGAGCGGTTTGATCTCCCGCGTGATCCCCAGCAGCCGCTTCACCATAAATGCGACCTGCTCCTTTGCCGCCTTGGCCTTGCCCGTCAGCGCCTTTTTCACCTGCAGGGGGGTATATTCGTCAAACTGTCCGAACTCCTGCAACAATTTTAACGTAATCGCGCCGCGGAACTGTGCCAGCTTGATTACCGTC is a genomic window of Sulfurimonas sp. HSL1-2 containing:
- the ruvC gene encoding crossover junction endodeoxyribonuclease RuvC, which encodes MVILGIDPGTRNCGYALLELDGAKMRLIEAGLIKMKPEALQLQIPQVVEALEQLFRAHKIDEVAMEDIFYAHNPKTVIKLAQFRGAITLKLLQEFGQFDEYTPLQVKKALTGKAKAAKEQVAFMVKRLLGITREIKPLDITDAIAVAITHAQRVRLAKKETR